Proteins from a genomic interval of Stenotrophomonas maltophilia R551-3:
- a CDS encoding PilT/PilU family type 4a pilus ATPase — protein MDIGYFLKLMTEKNASDMFLTTGAPVYIKIEGKLYPLGNTGLPPGMVKKIAYSLMDEGQVPQFERELELNMAIALPDAGRFRVNVFKQRGEVGMVIRAIRSRIPSIEELNLPQVLKDVIMTPRGLVLVVGSTGSGKSTSLASMIDHRNSTTTGHILTIEDPIEYLHKHKMSIVNQREVGLDTHAFHNALKNAMREAPDVILIGEILDAETMEAAIAFAETGHLCLATLHSNNADQTIERILNFFPESAHKNVLMNLALNLRAVVSQRLVKNKEGRRLPATEVLINTPMIRDLLRRGQVHEIKAAMEGSLEEGMESFDQCLFRLAKAGTIEQEEALRAADSRDGLALKFRLSEGSSGEHDPYADFSAGAPSITHGF, from the coding sequence ATGGATATCGGCTACTTCCTGAAGCTGATGACCGAAAAGAACGCTTCGGACATGTTTCTGACCACCGGGGCACCGGTCTACATCAAGATCGAGGGGAAGCTCTATCCGCTGGGCAATACTGGCCTGCCGCCGGGCATGGTCAAGAAGATCGCCTACTCGCTGATGGACGAAGGCCAGGTGCCGCAGTTCGAGCGCGAGCTGGAGCTGAACATGGCCATCGCCCTGCCTGATGCGGGGCGCTTCCGGGTCAATGTATTCAAGCAGCGCGGCGAAGTCGGCATGGTCATTCGCGCCATCCGCAGCCGCATCCCGAGCATTGAAGAGCTGAACCTGCCGCAGGTGCTGAAGGACGTCATCATGACCCCGCGCGGGCTGGTGCTGGTGGTGGGGTCCACCGGTTCCGGCAAATCCACCTCGCTGGCGTCGATGATCGACCACCGCAACAGCACTACCACCGGCCACATCCTCACCATCGAGGACCCGATCGAGTACCTGCACAAGCACAAGATGTCGATCGTCAACCAGCGCGAGGTCGGGCTGGACACCCATGCCTTCCACAACGCGCTGAAGAATGCGATGCGCGAGGCGCCGGACGTGATCCTGATCGGCGAGATCCTGGACGCGGAAACGATGGAGGCGGCGATCGCCTTCGCTGAGACCGGTCACCTGTGCCTGGCCACCCTGCACTCCAACAATGCCGACCAGACCATCGAGCGCATCCTCAACTTCTTCCCGGAAAGCGCGCACAAGAACGTGCTGATGAACCTCGCGCTGAACCTGCGCGCGGTGGTCAGCCAGCGCCTGGTGAAGAACAAGGAAGGCCGCCGGCTGCCGGCCACAGAGGTCCTGATCAATACGCCGATGATCCGCGACCTGCTGCGCCGCGGCCAGGTGCACGAGATCAAGGCCGCGATGGAAGGCTCGCTGGAAGAAGGCATGGAGAGCTTCGACCAGTGCCTGTTCCGGTTGGCCAAGGCCGGCACCATCGAGCAGGAGGAAGCATTGCGCGCGGCCGACTCACGCGATGGCCTGGCCCTGAAGTTCCGCCTGTCCGAAGGCAGCAGCGGCGAGCACGACCCGTACGCCGACTTCTCGGCCGGTGCGCCCAGCATCACCCACGGATTCTGA
- a CDS encoding ABC transporter ATP-binding protein produces MTFIEVVDCSVQLPIYGTNNRSMKGAIMSAVTGGRVAPTSRNVTVVDSLQNVTFNLREGDKLGLVGHNGAGKTTLLKTLAGVYEPTSGYIRSQGRVANLLDVTMGMDFEATGVENIRLKGLLHGLSRAEIQSKIPQICEFSGLGPYVNMPVRVYSSGMMVRLAFSIATSFDAEILLMDEWLGVGDADFNARAQQRLAEIVQKASILVLASHNQDIIAANCNRIMHLEHGRITSDQPIEARA; encoded by the coding sequence ATGACCTTCATTGAAGTGGTCGACTGCAGCGTGCAGCTGCCGATCTATGGCACCAACAATCGCTCCATGAAGGGAGCCATCATGTCCGCTGTTACCGGCGGGCGAGTGGCTCCCACCAGCCGCAACGTGACCGTGGTGGATTCTCTCCAGAACGTCACCTTCAACCTGCGTGAGGGTGACAAGCTAGGCCTCGTCGGCCATAACGGGGCAGGCAAGACAACGTTGCTGAAAACGCTTGCGGGTGTTTATGAGCCAACTTCTGGCTACATCCGCAGCCAGGGGCGCGTTGCCAATCTGTTGGACGTGACGATGGGCATGGATTTCGAAGCAACCGGCGTCGAGAACATCCGGTTGAAGGGTCTGCTGCATGGGCTTTCCCGCGCTGAGATCCAAAGCAAGATCCCGCAGATCTGCGAGTTCTCGGGCCTTGGTCCCTATGTGAACATGCCGGTGCGCGTGTACTCCAGTGGCATGATGGTGCGCTTGGCGTTCTCGATTGCCACCAGTTTCGATGCAGAGATTCTGTTGATGGACGAGTGGCTGGGTGTCGGCGATGCGGACTTCAACGCCCGTGCTCAGCAGCGCCTCGCCGAAATCGTACAGAAAGCCAGCATTCTGGTCCTGGCCAGCCACAATCAGGACATCATCGCCGCCAATTGCAATCGCATCATGCATCTTGAGCATGGGCGCATCACCAGCGATCAGCCGATAGAGGCCCGTGCCTGA
- a CDS encoding methyltransferase — MNTRNRDYWINRSGDLYADQQKVRREAGNSNYARQEAWLVGFLAERSEQLGRPVRVLDFGVGFGRLARLLPQHAFVDYFGFDISPAMVEPLLREPPAELAVDIGRRIRVGSSLTEAMQGEQFDMIFTVSVLIHNNREQAADALAQMRALLAPEGRLCFIENRPVSISLLANLWHAGCWSHDFAGTLAPDMNVDVEDGILSDHAIYILHEPAAGILRQLRVPGAHGFEPITAGDYLLRTLEATTAVARGMEVESAALGDGIAQMRDAVELYRQAEEHARRNLDIARQHLGDDVGLLDGVAHLTAAIDALPALAARIGVLGGETSAQHAQSSERIEALHAREAALVESLTQQERELEQAQARLEAAQSANQHLQWQQGLREQVRQVLSSRTDEGAMPYLDAPVGGSASVGQPAPSVYEFNARRDLRFAQTVVGHERVCHIMHQEWFGIRAACGSLPGHKLAVTSTSAPGAGDVEEVARLLAANKVNRLVIHGFSDGMLQWVKGLAAAGFDRIYMVWHGAPSMWIHAEERRLFALAYKAVRTGLIRRVSVMRAGSHAALADVAGWQRQLYNMPPAYTGKRIPRRATGATVFIPSWNLIHKNIFTNAAAAAATGEVANIWLMADDFALPYRVDKNVKRLPKLSQLQMMEAMSQADAVMNASIVDCHPMVELEALAAGTPALRGRLGMDALEDHPYVEITQVADPLSVADVRQTLRRMLAAPVVEMDDMMSSYSRQMVALSFERYSEFMEI; from the coding sequence ATGAATACTCGTAACCGGGACTACTGGATCAACAGGAGCGGTGATCTCTATGCCGACCAGCAGAAGGTCCGGCGTGAGGCAGGCAACAGCAATTACGCCAGGCAGGAAGCGTGGCTGGTGGGATTCCTCGCGGAGCGTTCCGAACAACTGGGGCGGCCGGTCCGGGTACTGGATTTCGGGGTGGGCTTCGGACGCCTTGCGCGGTTGCTACCGCAGCATGCCTTCGTGGACTACTTCGGTTTCGATATCTCCCCCGCGATGGTGGAGCCGCTGCTACGTGAACCGCCTGCTGAACTGGCCGTAGACATCGGGCGCCGCATCCGCGTCGGATCTTCATTGACCGAGGCCATGCAGGGTGAGCAGTTTGATATGATCTTCACCGTCTCGGTGTTGATCCACAACAACCGCGAACAGGCGGCAGACGCACTTGCACAGATGCGTGCGTTGCTGGCGCCCGAGGGGCGGCTGTGCTTCATCGAGAACCGACCGGTGTCGATCAGCCTGCTGGCCAACCTGTGGCATGCAGGTTGCTGGAGTCATGATTTTGCCGGCACGTTGGCGCCTGACATGAATGTGGACGTCGAAGACGGAATCCTTTCGGACCATGCCATCTACATTCTGCATGAACCTGCCGCGGGGATCCTTCGTCAGCTTCGTGTGCCGGGCGCCCACGGGTTTGAACCGATCACCGCCGGTGACTACCTGTTGCGGACGCTGGAGGCTACCACGGCTGTTGCGCGTGGCATGGAAGTGGAAAGTGCCGCGCTTGGCGACGGCATCGCGCAGATGCGCGATGCGGTGGAACTCTATCGTCAGGCCGAAGAGCACGCGCGAAGAAATCTGGACATCGCGCGACAGCATCTTGGCGATGACGTGGGCCTGTTGGATGGCGTCGCCCATCTTACCGCAGCCATCGATGCGCTCCCGGCATTGGCGGCGCGTATCGGCGTGCTGGGGGGCGAGACCTCTGCGCAGCACGCCCAGTCCTCGGAGCGGATCGAAGCGCTGCATGCGCGTGAAGCGGCCCTTGTCGAGTCGCTGACGCAGCAGGAGCGGGAGCTTGAGCAGGCGCAGGCCCGGTTGGAAGCTGCGCAAAGCGCCAACCAGCACCTGCAATGGCAGCAGGGCCTTCGTGAACAGGTCCGCCAAGTCCTGAGCAGCCGGACGGACGAGGGCGCCATGCCATACCTCGACGCGCCGGTCGGTGGCAGTGCCTCGGTCGGTCAGCCCGCACCCTCGGTCTACGAATTCAACGCCCGTCGCGACCTGCGTTTCGCACAGACTGTGGTCGGGCATGAGCGGGTATGCCACATCATGCATCAGGAGTGGTTCGGTATCCGCGCGGCCTGCGGCTCGCTGCCGGGGCACAAGCTTGCGGTGACCAGTACCTCAGCGCCCGGCGCCGGTGATGTTGAGGAGGTGGCCCGTCTGCTTGCCGCCAACAAGGTGAATCGGCTGGTTATCCATGGATTCTCCGACGGCATGTTGCAGTGGGTGAAAGGTCTCGCTGCGGCTGGATTCGACCGGATCTACATGGTCTGGCATGGTGCGCCTTCGATGTGGATCCATGCTGAAGAGCGGCGCCTGTTCGCCCTGGCCTACAAGGCGGTCCGCACCGGCCTGATCCGCAGGGTCAGTGTCATGCGCGCAGGTTCCCATGCGGCGCTTGCAGACGTAGCGGGCTGGCAGAGGCAGCTCTACAACATGCCGCCAGCCTATACCGGCAAGCGCATTCCGCGGCGGGCGACTGGTGCCACCGTATTCATTCCGTCCTGGAACCTGATCCACAAGAACATCTTCACGAATGCTGCGGCTGCGGCTGCGACCGGTGAAGTGGCAAACATCTGGCTGATGGCGGATGATTTCGCATTGCCGTACCGGGTTGACAAGAATGTCAAGCGTCTTCCAAAACTCAGCCAATTGCAGATGATGGAGGCGATGTCGCAAGCCGATGCAGTGATGAATGCCTCAATCGTCGATTGCCATCCGATGGTGGAGTTGGAGGCGCTTGCTGCAGGTACTCCCGCGCTGCGGGGACGTCTGGGGATGGATGCGCTGGAAGACCATCCCTATGTCGAGATTACCCAGGTGGCCGATCCTCTCAGTGTTGCCGACGTGCGCCAGACGTTGCGTCGGATGCTGGCGGCTCCCGTAGTAGAGATGGATGACATGATGTCGTCCTACTCGCGCCAGATGGTGGCGTTGTCCTTCGAGCGATACTCAGAATTTATGGAAATCTAA
- a CDS encoding pyridoxal-phosphate dependent enzyme: MPIHSSVLELIGQTPIVKAQRLDTGACELYLKLESANPGGSIKDRIGLSMIEAAEKRGDLKPGATLVEGTAGNTGLGLALVAQQKGYKLILVVPDKMSREKIFNLKAMGAEVRLTRSDVAKGHPEYYQDLAKTIAEQTPGAYFINQFGNPDNPAAHEFGTGPEILEQMGGDLDAIVFGCGSSGTMTGLSRAFAKLSPKTELVLADPVGSILAEYINDGNLNDKSGSWLVEGIGEDFLPSISDFSRVKKAYAISDAESFHTARELLGKEGILGGSSTGTLLAAALKYCKEQTTPKKVLVLVPDTGNKYLSKMYNDYWMLDNGFLQRPQHGDLRDLILRPYGQRDTVVIGPNDLLTTAYQRMKLYDVSQLPVLDGDQLVGIVDESDVLLHVYGDEARFRDPVATAMVSKLDRLDVKSPIEALLPVFDRGQVAIVMDGNAFLGLITRIDLLNYLRRRVQ, encoded by the coding sequence ATGCCCATCCACTCTTCCGTCCTCGAACTCATCGGCCAGACCCCGATCGTCAAGGCCCAGCGCCTGGACACCGGTGCCTGCGAGCTCTACCTGAAGCTGGAGAGCGCCAACCCGGGCGGGTCGATCAAGGATCGCATCGGCCTGTCGATGATCGAGGCAGCGGAAAAACGCGGCGACCTGAAGCCGGGCGCGACCCTGGTCGAGGGCACCGCCGGCAATACCGGCCTGGGCCTGGCCCTGGTAGCGCAGCAGAAGGGCTACAAGCTGATCCTGGTCGTTCCCGACAAGATGAGCCGCGAAAAGATCTTCAATCTGAAGGCGATGGGTGCCGAAGTGCGTTTGACCCGCTCGGACGTGGCCAAGGGCCATCCCGAGTACTACCAGGACCTGGCCAAGACCATCGCCGAGCAGACCCCGGGCGCCTACTTCATCAACCAGTTCGGCAACCCGGACAACCCGGCCGCGCATGAATTCGGTACTGGCCCGGAAATCCTCGAGCAGATGGGCGGCGACCTCGATGCCATCGTGTTCGGCTGCGGCAGTTCCGGCACCATGACCGGCCTGTCGCGCGCCTTCGCCAAGCTGTCGCCGAAGACCGAGCTGGTGCTGGCCGATCCGGTTGGTTCGATCCTGGCCGAGTACATCAACGACGGCAATCTGAACGACAAGTCGGGCAGCTGGCTGGTGGAAGGCATCGGCGAGGACTTCCTGCCGTCGATCTCCGATTTCAGCCGCGTCAAGAAGGCTTATGCCATCAGCGACGCCGAGAGCTTCCACACCGCACGCGAGCTGCTGGGCAAGGAAGGCATCCTCGGCGGTTCGTCGACCGGCACCCTGCTGGCGGCGGCGCTGAAGTACTGCAAGGAGCAGACCACGCCGAAGAAGGTGCTGGTGCTGGTGCCGGACACCGGCAACAAGTACCTGTCAAAGATGTACAACGACTACTGGATGCTGGACAACGGCTTCCTGCAGCGCCCGCAGCACGGCGACCTGCGCGACCTGATCCTGCGTCCGTACGGCCAGCGCGACACCGTGGTGATCGGCCCGAACGACCTGCTGACCACGGCCTACCAGCGCATGAAGCTGTATGACGTGTCGCAGCTGCCGGTGCTGGACGGCGATCAGCTGGTCGGTATCGTCGATGAAAGCGACGTGCTGCTGCATGTCTATGGCGATGAAGCCCGTTTCCGCGACCCGGTGGCGACCGCAATGGTCAGCAAGCTGGACCGGCTGGACGTGAAGTCGCCGATCGAAGCGCTGTTGCCGGTGTTCGACCGCGGCCAGGTGGCGATCGTGATGGACGGCAATGCCTTCCTGGGCCTGATCACCCGTATCGACCTTCTGAACTACCTGCGTCGGCGCGTTCAATAA
- a CDS encoding YdcH family protein, with amino-acid sequence MFEDQPQSEIDARRARDPEFRALHDQHRKLNKKCMDAELGVLPIDDVTLGRMKREKLLAKQRLLRMYETPLPTTSPAH; translated from the coding sequence ATGTTTGAAGATCAGCCCCAGAGCGAGATCGACGCCCGCCGCGCGCGCGATCCGGAGTTCCGGGCACTCCATGACCAGCACCGCAAGTTGAACAAGAAGTGCATGGACGCGGAGTTGGGTGTACTCCCGATCGATGATGTCACCCTGGGTCGCATGAAGCGTGAGAAGCTGCTGGCCAAGCAACGTCTTCTGCGAATGTACGAGACACCGCTTCCAACGACGTCCCCCGCGCATTGA
- a CDS encoding ABC transporter permease translates to MNNETILKAEIARRRARISSHDTQMKALPAFIRDVSEGMAAWRAWTSLALLDIKHKYRRSVLGPFWITISMFVLILGIGLLYSQLFRMNLREYLPYIALGDIVWIYISTTVQEGCTTFTASENLIRSMRLPMTLHVMRLVTRTFIVFLHGAIAYLPFVIFLKIEPELVWLLALPGVALIVLATIPVTAIFGLLSARFRDLHPAIANFMQLGFFMTPIIWKADMLGPHRWVADINPIYHFIQIVRMPLMGQVPEAHSYYFVLAFIAAAFVIALPFLAANRHKISLWV, encoded by the coding sequence GTGAACAATGAAACGATTCTGAAGGCGGAAATTGCTCGCCGCCGAGCACGCATCAGCAGCCATGACACCCAGATGAAGGCGCTGCCTGCATTCATTCGCGACGTTTCCGAGGGCATGGCTGCCTGGCGCGCATGGACGTCACTGGCGCTGCTGGATATCAAGCACAAGTATCGCCGTTCGGTGCTCGGGCCATTCTGGATCACCATCAGCATGTTCGTGCTGATTCTGGGTATCGGCCTGCTCTACAGCCAGCTGTTCCGCATGAACCTGCGGGAGTACCTGCCCTATATCGCCCTGGGTGACATCGTCTGGATCTACATCTCGACGACCGTCCAGGAGGGCTGCACGACGTTCACTGCCTCCGAAAACCTGATCCGTTCGATGCGCCTGCCGATGACCTTGCATGTGATGCGGCTGGTGACACGCACGTTCATCGTGTTCCTGCACGGCGCGATCGCCTACCTGCCGTTCGTCATATTCCTCAAAATCGAACCTGAACTGGTCTGGCTGCTTGCTCTGCCGGGCGTTGCCCTAATCGTGCTTGCGACGATTCCGGTCACGGCTATCTTTGGCCTGCTCTCGGCCCGCTTCCGTGACCTCCATCCTGCGATCGCGAATTTCATGCAGCTTGGTTTCTTCATGACGCCGATTATCTGGAAGGCGGACATGCTGGGTCCGCATCGTTGGGTTGCCGATATCAATCCGATCTACCACTTCATCCAGATCGTGCGCATGCCACTGATGGGACAGGTTCCGGAAGCGCACTCGTACTACTTCGTACTCGCCTTCATCGCTGCGGCGTTTGTGATCGCGCTTCCCTTCCTGGCGGCAAATCGCCACAAGATCTCGCTGTGGGTGTAA
- a CDS encoding DUF4398 domain-containing protein, whose amino-acid sequence MRHGLYVMAFAFALSAPVWAQDAALELAQARQAVDKATQADADQYAPDLIGLARQGLEQAQRAAGDRRERKNAPAMALRAAADADLARVRSEEATVTAQLQLRRNEVNQLQRQLSTGEDRR is encoded by the coding sequence ATGCGCCATGGCCTGTATGTGATGGCGTTTGCATTCGCACTGTCTGCCCCCGTTTGGGCGCAGGACGCCGCACTGGAACTGGCGCAGGCCCGGCAGGCGGTCGACAAGGCCACCCAGGCCGATGCCGACCAGTACGCTCCGGATCTGATCGGGCTGGCCCGGCAGGGGCTGGAGCAGGCCCAGCGCGCCGCCGGCGACCGCCGCGAGCGCAAGAACGCCCCGGCGATGGCCCTGCGCGCCGCCGCCGATGCCGACCTGGCCCGCGTCCGTAGCGAGGAAGCCACCGTCACCGCGCAGCTGCAGCTGCGCCGCAACGAGGTCAACCAGCTGCAACGCCAGCTGTCGACCGGGGAGGACCGCCGGTGA
- a CDS encoding cystathionine gamma-synthase, whose protein sequence is MSNATSQDRALALATLAIHGGQSPDPSTGAVMPPIYATSTYAQSSPGEHQGFEYSRTHNPTRFAYERCVASLEGGTRGFAFASGMAASSTVIELLDAGSHVVAMDDIYGGSFRLFERVRRRTAGLDFSFVDLTDLAAFEASITPKTKMVWIETPTNPMLKIVDIAAVAAIAKRHGLIVVVDNTFASPMLQRPLELGADLVLHSATKYLNGHSDMVGGMVVVGDNAELAEQMAFLQNSVGGVQGPFDSFLALRGLKTLPLRMKAHCANALALAQWLEKHPAVEKVIYPGLASHPQHELAGKQMAGYGGIVSIVLKGGFDAAKRFCEKTELFTLAESLGGVESLVNHPAVMTHASIPVARREQLGISDALVRLSVGVEDLGDLQVDLGEALK, encoded by the coding sequence ATGTCCAACGCTACTTCCCAGGATCGTGCCCTGGCCCTGGCTACCCTGGCCATCCACGGTGGCCAGTCGCCGGACCCCAGTACCGGTGCGGTGATGCCGCCGATCTACGCTACCTCGACCTATGCGCAGTCCAGCCCGGGTGAGCACCAGGGCTTCGAGTATTCGCGTACCCACAACCCGACGCGCTTCGCCTACGAGCGCTGTGTGGCCTCGCTGGAAGGCGGTACCCGTGGCTTCGCCTTCGCTTCGGGCATGGCCGCCAGCTCGACCGTGATCGAGCTGCTGGACGCCGGCAGCCATGTGGTGGCGATGGATGACATCTATGGCGGCAGCTTCCGCCTGTTCGAGCGTGTGCGTCGCCGTACCGCCGGGCTGGACTTCAGCTTCGTCGATCTGACCGATCTGGCGGCGTTTGAAGCCTCCATCACGCCGAAGACGAAGATGGTCTGGATCGAGACCCCGACCAACCCGATGCTGAAGATCGTCGACATCGCTGCGGTCGCCGCCATCGCCAAGCGCCATGGCCTGATCGTAGTGGTCGACAACACCTTCGCCTCGCCGATGCTGCAGCGTCCGCTGGAGCTGGGCGCGGACCTGGTCCTGCATTCGGCCACCAAGTACCTCAATGGCCACTCGGACATGGTCGGCGGCATGGTCGTGGTCGGTGACAACGCCGAACTGGCCGAGCAGATGGCCTTCCTGCAGAACTCGGTGGGTGGCGTGCAGGGCCCGTTCGACAGCTTCCTGGCCCTGCGTGGCCTGAAGACCCTGCCGCTGCGCATGAAGGCGCATTGCGCCAACGCGCTGGCCCTGGCCCAGTGGCTGGAAAAGCATCCGGCGGTGGAGAAGGTGATCTACCCGGGCCTGGCCTCGCACCCGCAACATGAGCTGGCGGGCAAGCAGATGGCTGGCTACGGCGGCATCGTTTCGATCGTGCTCAAGGGCGGTTTCGATGCGGCCAAGCGCTTCTGCGAGAAGACCGAACTGTTCACCCTTGCCGAATCGCTGGGCGGCGTGGAAAGCCTGGTCAACCACCCGGCGGTGATGACGCATGCGTCGATTCCGGTGGCGCGTCGTGAGCAGCTGGGCATCAGCGATGCGCTGGTGCGGCTGAGTGTGGGTGTTGAGGATCTGGGGGATCTGCAGGTGGATCTGGGAGAGGCTTTGAAGTGA
- a CDS encoding OmpA family protein has product MKPMTAATLAALLALPTLAVAADNPMVAQLSQRLMSIQANPDTAELGAFERVQAQQAIATLDKAKRRDQELATYLAERRVEIAETAVRTALAAREVDRLERTRSDLLIEASRRDAARARQEAEQLRMQAQMQAEEAERLRQAAEAETLARQDAENALTSVAGKQQQRLSAAQQNAAKLAREEAELVSGQKLPGSKFDGRGEVFTFNGDAFAAGASSLSGGARNQAKALAEYLNIGKKGRLRIEAYDSANGVGQKRAEALRDALVAGGVASNRIQLSGKKAASTRARSAEVIIAP; this is encoded by the coding sequence GTGAAGCCGATGACCGCCGCAACCCTGGCCGCGCTGCTGGCGCTGCCGACACTGGCCGTGGCCGCCGACAATCCGATGGTGGCGCAGCTGAGCCAGCGCCTGATGTCCATCCAGGCCAATCCCGACACGGCTGAGCTGGGCGCTTTCGAGCGCGTGCAGGCGCAGCAGGCCATCGCCACCCTGGACAAGGCCAAGCGCCGCGACCAGGAACTGGCCACCTACCTGGCCGAGCGCCGGGTAGAAATTGCCGAGACCGCCGTGCGTACCGCACTGGCCGCGCGTGAGGTCGATCGTCTCGAGCGTACCCGCAGCGACCTGCTGATCGAGGCCAGCCGCCGCGATGCCGCCCGTGCCCGCCAGGAAGCCGAGCAGCTGCGCATGCAGGCGCAGATGCAGGCCGAGGAGGCAGAGCGCCTGCGTCAGGCCGCCGAGGCCGAGACGCTGGCCCGCCAGGATGCCGAGAATGCCCTGACCAGCGTGGCTGGCAAGCAGCAGCAGCGCCTCAGCGCCGCGCAGCAGAACGCTGCCAAACTGGCCCGCGAGGAAGCCGAGCTGGTGTCCGGGCAGAAGCTGCCGGGCTCGAAGTTCGACGGCCGCGGTGAGGTGTTCACCTTCAATGGTGACGCCTTCGCCGCCGGTGCCTCCAGCCTGTCCGGTGGTGCCCGCAACCAGGCCAAGGCACTGGCCGAGTACCTGAACATCGGCAAGAAGGGCCGCCTGCGCATCGAGGCGTATGACAGTGCCAATGGCGTCGGCCAGAAGCGTGCCGAAGCGCTGCGCGATGCCCTGGTCGCCGGCGGTGTCGCAAGCAACCGGATCCAGCTCAGCGGCAAGAAGGCAGCGTCCACCCGGGCGCGTTCGGCCGAGGTCATCATCGCCCCGTAA